A genomic window from Candidatus Omnitrophota bacterium includes:
- the aroF gene encoding 3-deoxy-7-phosphoheptulonate synthase: protein MIVVMKHGCNQSHIDQVVAVIVQGGARPMISQGEDATIIGVIGINHQVLPEELSACEFVSRVIPISAPYKLASRALHPADSVISIEPKDGIPMMVGGGAIAIIGGPCTVESEEQIVTAARQVRDAGGSALRGGAYKPRTSPYSFQGHKLDGLKMLAAAREETGLAIVTELLSVDQADLVAEYADVIQIGARNMQNYPLLEVAGSLQKPVLLKRGLCATLTEFLLAAEYILVRGNEQVILCERGVRTFETETRFTLSLSSIPILQEKSHLPVIADPSHGTGVASLVRPMSRASLAAGADGLIIEVHPNPSHARVDGDQSITADVFVLIVKDAVLMAEMLGKRLGNGCLTRPAAAIS from the coding sequence ATGATCGTCGTAATGAAACACGGATGCAACCAATCTCACATCGACCAGGTCGTCGCGGTAATCGTTCAAGGCGGCGCCCGGCCTATGATCAGCCAGGGCGAAGACGCCACCATCATCGGCGTCATCGGAATCAACCATCAGGTTCTGCCGGAAGAGCTGAGCGCTTGCGAATTCGTCAGCCGGGTCATTCCCATATCCGCCCCTTACAAACTCGCCAGCCGCGCTCTGCATCCGGCGGACAGCGTTATTTCCATCGAACCGAAGGATGGCATCCCGATGATGGTCGGCGGAGGCGCCATCGCCATCATCGGCGGCCCCTGTACAGTGGAAAGCGAAGAACAAATCGTTACCGCCGCCCGGCAAGTGCGAGACGCCGGAGGCTCGGCGCTGCGCGGAGGCGCCTACAAGCCGCGAACCAGCCCTTATTCCTTCCAGGGACACAAGTTGGATGGCTTAAAAATGTTGGCGGCGGCGCGGGAGGAGACAGGCCTAGCCATCGTAACCGAATTGCTCAGCGTCGATCAGGCCGATTTAGTAGCCGAATATGCGGACGTAATCCAAATCGGGGCGCGCAATATGCAGAACTACCCCCTTTTGGAAGTGGCCGGTTCGCTGCAAAAGCCGGTGTTGCTCAAGCGCGGCCTCTGCGCCACTCTCACGGAATTCCTACTGGCGGCGGAATATATTCTTGTACGCGGCAACGAGCAGGTGATTCTCTGCGAACGCGGCGTTCGCACCTTTGAGACCGAAACCCGCTTCACTCTTTCCCTAAGTTCCATTCCCATTCTGCAGGAAAAGAGCCATCTTCCCGTCATCGCCGATCCCAGCCACGGAACCGGAGTCGCCTCGCTGGTGCGCCCCATGAGCCGCGCCTCTCTCGCCGCCGGAGCCGATGGGTTGATTATCGAGGTTCATCCCAATCCCAGCCATGCGCGAGTGGACGGCGATCAATCCATCACGGCGGACGTTTTCGTTCTTATCGTCAAAGACGCCGTTCTTATGGCGGAGATGCTAGGGAAAAGATTGGGCAATGGCTGTTTGACAAGACCAGCCGCCGCGATTTCCTGA
- a CDS encoding MFS transporter, whose product MDDVMDTNPKIALPPLTKDQYWWRWRILIATYFSYSGYYLCRKAYGLCKKSIGEEFSLNATQLAHIWSAFLVAYMVGQFLNGILGRKLGPRLLLLIGMAVSLGCNIAFGFANSYETFVGFMILNGLAQASGWPGNVGGVAHWLRKEERGQIMGVWSTNYLAGNLGVKFLAGFMLGYMGWRSAFWACSLGMGLIWILFYILHRNRPEDAGLEPITTKDDESAEPPDERQSATFTGFLRVLGNPAIVMMGLCYFTLKFLRYSLDSWLPYFLSQSQFQLPGDLAAFYSSIFDGVGFAGVIIAGWALDKIFKGNWRLLCALMAACMTFSYVLVILYGSYSPFLLACLYGLVGFMLYGPDSILNGAGAIATAGRSDALSAVGVINGIGSIGPVVQEEVIGRLYDHYQNMEFFKILCVYMSLAATVMLFFLVVMDWRRHRGAAAASL is encoded by the coding sequence ATGGATGACGTTATGGATACAAACCCAAAAATCGCGCTGCCGCCGTTGACGAAAGACCAATATTGGTGGCGTTGGCGCATTCTGATCGCCACTTATTTTAGTTATTCGGGTTATTATCTTTGCCGCAAAGCTTATGGATTATGCAAGAAAAGCATCGGCGAAGAGTTTTCTTTGAACGCGACGCAGCTGGCGCATATTTGGAGCGCCTTTCTCGTCGCTTATATGGTGGGACAATTTCTCAACGGCATCTTAGGCCGAAAACTCGGCCCGCGCCTTTTGCTTCTGATCGGCATGGCCGTCTCACTCGGCTGCAACATCGCGTTCGGTTTTGCCAATTCCTATGAAACGTTCGTTGGATTCATGATTCTCAACGGCCTGGCGCAAGCCAGCGGCTGGCCTGGCAACGTCGGCGGCGTCGCCCATTGGCTGCGCAAGGAGGAGCGCGGCCAGATCATGGGCGTTTGGTCTACGAATTACCTGGCGGGGAATCTGGGCGTGAAGTTTCTGGCGGGATTCATGCTGGGCTATATGGGATGGCGCAGCGCGTTTTGGGCTTGCTCGCTGGGAATGGGGCTGATCTGGATTTTGTTTTATATTCTTCATCGCAACCGTCCGGAAGATGCGGGGCTGGAGCCTATTACGACGAAGGATGACGAATCCGCCGAACCGCCCGACGAACGCCAGAGCGCGACTTTCACTGGTTTTTTGCGGGTGTTGGGCAATCCCGCCATCGTTATGATGGGACTCTGCTATTTTACGCTCAAGTTTCTGCGCTATTCCTTGGATTCCTGGCTACCCTACTTTCTATCGCAGAGCCAGTTTCAATTGCCGGGTGATCTCGCTGCCTTTTATTCCTCCATTTTCGATGGCGTGGGTTTTGCGGGCGTGATTATCGCCGGATGGGCGTTGGATAAGATATTCAAAGGCAATTGGCGGCTGTTGTGCGCCCTCATGGCGGCGTGCATGACGTTCTCTTACGTTTTGGTGATTCTCTATGGTTCGTACAGCCCGTTTCTTCTCGCTTGCTTGTATGGACTCGTGGGCTTCATGCTTTATGGTCCCGATAGCATCCTGAACGGCGCGGGAGCCATCGCCACGGCTGGACGTAGCGACGCCCTCAGCGCCGTCGGGGTTATCAACGGCATTGGCAGCATTGGCCCTGTAGTGCAGGAAGAGGTGATCGGGCGTCTTTACGATCATTATCAGAATATGGAATTCTTTAAAATTCTTTGCGTATATATGAGCCTGGCGGCGACTGTGATGTTATTTTTTCTTGTCGTCATGGATTGGAGGCGCCATCGCGGCGCGGCTGCCGCGTCGTTGTGA
- a CDS encoding indolepyruvate oxidoreductase subunit beta, with protein sequence MAGKIANIIVAGLGGQGVLKASDIISEAVFLAGFDIKKSEVHGMSQRGGSVCSDIRYGEAVFSPMVPEGEADYLVVLSEDQVENNRHQLREGGVLITPSMIDENKLTNKKSLNVALLGVLSRNMDIDRSFWLDSIRANLPEKIHEVNFQAFEIGRSIGN encoded by the coding sequence ATGGCCGGCAAAATCGCCAACATCATCGTTGCCGGACTCGGCGGCCAGGGAGTTTTGAAAGCCTCGGATATTATTTCCGAAGCGGTGTTTCTGGCGGGATTCGACATCAAAAAAAGCGAAGTGCACGGCATGAGCCAACGCGGCGGTTCGGTTTGCAGCGACATTCGTTACGGCGAAGCCGTGTTCAGCCCGATGGTTCCGGAAGGCGAAGCGGATTACCTGGTCGTTTTATCGGAAGATCAAGTAGAAAACAACCGCCATCAACTGCGCGAAGGCGGCGTCTTGATTACGCCCTCCATGATCGACGAAAACAAACTTACCAATAAGAAAAGCCTGAACGTCGCGTTATTAGGCGTATTGAGCCGCAACATGGATATCGATCGATCGTTCTGGCTGGATTCGATACGCGCCAACCTGCCGGAGAAAATCCACGAAGTCAATTTCCAAGCATTTGAAATTGGACGATCTATTGGCAATTAA
- the priA gene encoding primosomal protein N': MSDNCPFVEAAFPIPARLLFTYRIPDSLIGKVMPGCRFYAPFGKSQRLGFAAALRSEPPENVSQIKEIGRLVDEEPLFSQELLNFLKWVSDYYFASLGETFSAAYPFAPAIRPKMIKVVLLDDRIQETGRIPDDIRTDSQRRVLEFLINRKALLSPSDIAREVGVSSSIVKTLEKHGMVKIEARESLRSIPIFESISKAPPFTLTDEQEQALSSICAALETPSPKPILLRGITGSGKTEVYLQAIERTLQQGRSALALIPEISLTPQTMNRFQSRFGDLTGMLHSGMGQGERYDEWRLIKQGKRRVVIGARSAIFAPLDNPGLLIVDEEHDPSYKQSDPSPRYNARDLAAARASMAGALCLLGSATPSVESSFNADRKKYHILRLDRRVSPHGLPEVQLIDMRGRSENEEVLANELQEALWSSCEARQQSILFLNRRGFATTLSCSHCGHTLVCDHCSVAMVYHRSNDLLVCHHCDSRRPLPQICPSCGDKFIRQKGFGTERVVHVLEELIPDIRVIRLDRDAARKKGDHDRLLTSFRQGEADVLVGTQMIAKGLDFPNVTLVGVINADYSLSLPDFRAAERTFSLLTQVAGRAGRGEHPGEVFVQSYYPDHYSIQLALRQDYASFYEKEIRYRRLIGFPPFSRLVLWRIESNSEDAARGKAWDLYVLLNEGLKNIRDITLLPPVEAPLYRLRDYYRWQVALKSRDHRAFRPLLASEKVQQFLSQRKPGMRIIQDIDPWDML, encoded by the coding sequence ATGTCCGATAACTGCCCATTCGTAGAAGCGGCGTTTCCGATTCCGGCGCGGTTGCTGTTTACCTACCGCATCCCCGATTCGTTGATCGGAAAAGTGATGCCGGGCTGCCGTTTCTATGCGCCTTTCGGAAAAAGCCAACGCCTTGGCTTCGCGGCGGCTCTGCGCAGCGAACCTCCAGAAAATGTATCTCAAATCAAGGAAATCGGCCGCCTAGTGGATGAGGAGCCGTTATTCAGCCAGGAACTGCTGAACTTCTTGAAATGGGTTTCGGATTATTATTTCGCTTCGTTAGGGGAAACCTTCTCCGCTGCTTATCCCTTCGCTCCCGCCATCCGGCCCAAAATGATTAAGGTCGTGTTGCTGGACGATCGCATTCAAGAAACAGGCCGCATTCCCGACGACATTAGAACCGACAGCCAACGGCGCGTTCTCGAATTTCTTATCAATCGCAAAGCGCTTCTCTCCCCTTCCGACATCGCCCGCGAGGTGGGCGTATCATCTTCCATCGTAAAAACGCTAGAAAAACATGGAATGGTCAAAATCGAAGCGCGGGAGTCGCTGCGCTCCATTCCCATTTTCGAATCCATCTCTAAGGCGCCGCCTTTCACGCTGACGGACGAACAGGAGCAGGCGCTATCCAGCATCTGCGCCGCGTTGGAAACTCCCTCGCCCAAACCGATTCTATTGCGCGGAATCACCGGCAGCGGCAAGACGGAGGTCTATCTTCAAGCCATCGAGCGGACGCTGCAACAAGGGCGCTCGGCGCTGGCGCTGATCCCGGAGATTTCGCTCACTCCCCAAACCATGAACCGCTTCCAGTCGCGCTTCGGCGATTTGACGGGAATGCTGCATAGCGGCATGGGCCAGGGAGAGCGCTACGACGAATGGCGGCTCATCAAGCAGGGCAAGCGCCGCGTCGTCATCGGCGCCCGTTCCGCCATCTTCGCGCCCTTGGACAATCCCGGCCTCTTGATCGTGGACGAGGAGCACGATCCCTCCTACAAGCAATCCGATCCCAGCCCGCGTTACAATGCGCGTGATTTGGCGGCGGCGCGGGCGAGCATGGCGGGCGCGCTCTGCCTGCTCGGCTCGGCCACGCCCTCAGTGGAATCCTCTTTCAACGCAGATCGCAAAAAATACCACATCCTGCGCCTCGACCGCCGCGTCTCGCCTCACGGGCTGCCCGAAGTGCAGTTGATCGATATGCGGGGACGTTCGGAAAACGAAGAGGTACTCGCCAACGAGTTGCAGGAAGCGTTATGGAGCAGCTGCGAAGCCAGGCAGCAATCCATCCTCTTCCTCAACCGCCGGGGCTTCGCCACGACGCTGTCGTGCAGCCATTGCGGCCATACTCTCGTCTGCGATCATTGCAGCGTTGCGATGGTTTATCATCGGTCGAACGATCTGCTCGTCTGCCATCATTGCGACTCCCGCCGCCCGCTGCCTCAGATTTGCCCTTCTTGCGGAGACAAGTTCATCCGGCAGAAAGGCTTCGGCACCGAGCGAGTAGTTCACGTCCTGGAAGAATTGATCCCGGATATTCGCGTCATCCGCTTAGACCGCGACGCCGCCCGCAAGAAGGGAGATCACGACCGCCTTCTGACTTCCTTCCGCCAGGGCGAAGCGGACGTATTAGTGGGAACACAGATGATCGCTAAAGGATTGGACTTTCCCAACGTCACGCTGGTCGGCGTCATCAACGCCGACTACTCCCTATCGCTGCCCGATTTTCGCGCAGCGGAGCGCACGTTCTCCTTATTGACGCAGGTCGCCGGACGCGCAGGCCGGGGCGAGCATCCCGGCGAAGTCTTCGTGCAGAGCTATTATCCCGACCATTACAGCATCCAACTCGCCTTGAGGCAGGATTACGCCTCCTTCTACGAGAAAGAAATCCGCTACCGGCGCCTGATCGGCTTCCCCCCGTTTTCCCGTCTGGTTCTCTGGCGCATCGAATCCAACAGCGAAGACGCGGCGCGGGGCAAGGCGTGGGATTTATACGTCCTGTTGAACGAAGGATTAAAAAATATAAGGGACATTACGCTGCTGCCGCCGGTAGAAGCGCCTCTCTACCGCCTGCGCGACTACTACCGCTGGCAAGTAGCGCTGAAAAGCCGCGACCACCGCGCCTTCCGCCCGCTGCTAGCCAGCGAAAAAGTGCAGCAATTTCTCAGCCAGCGCAAACCGGGAATGCGGATTATTCAGGATATCGATCCGTGGGATATGCTGTAA
- a CDS encoding Gfo/Idh/MocA family oxidoreductase — protein sequence MMIGVGIIGLGKSGLEIHVPCLEAIPEFRIAAGCDATEARRTLAQQRVSGMRAYANLEDFLADESVQLVVVTTPTASHEAIALQTLEAGKDLLVDKPLALDLAGTDRIIQSAQEKGRLLTMFQNRRWEPGFACLQKLLADSVIGKVLGIESRRMKLDSTLNYPAQEFRPTWRQEKQFGGGVIYDCVPHDLDQLLLLAPGAIECVYAETKTALWSQEVETAYFASLTYSDGLNIKAETSRISPHSFPRWYAIGEEGSIVIESDKGPAVVRRTRLFKTGVREIAECEHPVPHPILPEGILFYQNLAEYMRQREPLMVPPAHIRRVMAVMQAIRESAEGRRVVVVDGEGKE from the coding sequence ATGATGATCGGCGTGGGCATTATCGGCCTGGGCAAGAGCGGATTGGAGATTCACGTTCCCTGTCTGGAGGCGATTCCGGAGTTTCGCATCGCCGCCGGATGCGACGCGACGGAAGCGCGGCGGACATTGGCGCAGCAGCGCGTTTCGGGAATGCGCGCCTACGCGAATCTCGAAGATTTTTTGGCAGACGAGAGCGTCCAATTGGTTGTCGTTACTACGCCAACAGCCAGCCATGAGGCCATCGCCTTGCAGACGTTGGAAGCGGGCAAGGATTTGCTGGTAGATAAGCCGCTGGCGCTCGACCTGGCGGGAACGGATCGCATCATCCAATCCGCTCAGGAAAAAGGCCGCCTGCTGACGATGTTCCAAAACCGGCGCTGGGAGCCGGGCTTCGCCTGCCTGCAGAAATTATTGGCGGACAGCGTAATAGGCAAAGTGTTGGGCATCGAATCGCGGCGCATGAAGTTGGATTCGACGCTCAATTACCCGGCGCAAGAGTTTCGTCCAACCTGGCGGCAAGAAAAACAATTCGGCGGCGGCGTGATCTACGACTGCGTTCCCCACGATCTCGATCAACTGCTGCTCTTGGCGCCGGGCGCCATCGAATGCGTCTATGCGGAAACCAAGACGGCACTCTGGTCTCAGGAGGTGGAGACGGCCTATTTCGCCAGCCTGACCTATTCCGATGGTCTGAATATCAAGGCGGAAACGTCGCGCATCTCTCCCCATTCCTTCCCGCGCTGGTACGCCATCGGTGAGGAAGGATCGATTGTCATCGAAAGCGACAAGGGACCGGCGGTTGTGCGCCGCACGCGGCTGTTTAAAACCGGCGTCCGTGAAATTGCCGAGTGCGAGCATCCCGTTCCCCATCCCATTCTTCCCGAAGGCATCCTCTTCTACCAAAACTTAGCCGAATATATGCGCCAACGCGAACCGCTCATGGTTCCTCCCGCGCATATACGGAGAGTCATGGCTGTTATGCAAGCCATCCGCGAATCGGCGGAGGGGCGGCGGGTGGTTGTGGTGGATGGGGAGGGGAAGGAGTAA
- a CDS encoding HEPN-associated N-terminal domain-containing protein, giving the protein MMCNVYSNCCINCFTDIAIKNYIESSEDGVCDFCGSQQIPIIKVEEIIEFIDECIGKKYEHSANHIPCEYAEGGYQMPTLLINEILESEETISENEQLLEIISKNSEYDTKDLSVKHPFLGPGDYFETWEKFCDYVKHKSRYSLFFQYRNKYYEFEDVNVKRVEDYDKEKEEIIDLFNKFEIFLLDNIYEIEPGNLIFRARINKTNKIFEHEDLTSPPIDKTINCRMNPIGISYFYGGEDESTCIAEVNPKINEIVVIAEFRTLKKLKVLNLVDFSPSKSIFEEDYNFLVDELLIPFLDEFSIDISKPISKDIDVLEYIPTQIFSEFIKNISGDQQIYGIRYKSAVKIDGISLVLFRDREISLSSDKWIEFVKSYDRKIENIEFITAYPTDRYPE; this is encoded by the coding sequence ATGATGTGCAATGTATATAGCAATTGTTGTATTAATTGTTTTACTGACATTGCAATTAAAAATTACATTGAATCATCAGAAGATGGTGTATGTGATTTTTGTGGTTCCCAACAAATCCCTATAATAAAGGTGGAAGAAATAATTGAATTCATTGATGAATGTATTGGAAAAAAATATGAGCATTCAGCGAATCATATACCTTGTGAATATGCTGAAGGTGGTTATCAAATGCCCACTTTATTAATAAATGAAATTCTTGAAAGTGAGGAAACGATATCTGAAAATGAACAACTTCTTGAAATAATATCTAAAAACTCAGAATATGATACAAAAGATCTTTCTGTGAAGCATCCATTCCTTGGACCTGGCGATTATTTCGAAACATGGGAAAAATTCTGTGATTACGTTAAACATAAATCAAGATATTCATTATTTTTTCAATACAGAAATAAGTATTATGAATTTGAAGATGTTAATGTAAAACGAGTTGAAGATTATGATAAAGAAAAAGAAGAGATTATTGATTTATTCAATAAATTTGAAATATTTTTACTGGATAACATATACGAAATAGAACCAGGGAACCTAATATTCAGAGCTAGGATTAACAAAACTAATAAGATATTTGAACATGAAGATTTGACGAGTCCGCCTATTGATAAAACTATAAATTGCCGGATGAATCCAATCGGAATATCTTACTTTTATGGTGGAGAAGATGAATCGACATGTATCGCTGAAGTGAATCCAAAAATTAATGAAATTGTTGTAATTGCTGAATTTAGAACTTTAAAAAAGTTGAAGGTGCTTAATCTTGTGGATTTTTCACCATCTAAAAGTATATTTGAGGAAGATTATAATTTTTTAGTTGATGAACTACTTATACCGTTTTTAGATGAATTTTCAATTGATATATCAAAACCTATTAGTAAGGATATAGATGTTCTTGAATATATACCGACTCAAATATTTTCTGAATTTATTAAAAATATTTCTGGGGATCAACAGATTTATGGGATTCGATATAAAAGCGCAGTAAAGATTGATGGAATTTCTCTTGTACTATTTCGTGATCGAGAAATATCATTAAGTTCTGATAAGTGGATAGAATTTGTGAAATCGTATGATAGGAAAATTGAGAATATCGAATTTATTACAGCATATCCCACGGATCGATATCCTGAATAA
- a CDS encoding phenylacetate--CoA ligase, whose product MIWNPEMECMPIGERRALQFYRLRNAIRRAYEKIPCYRKKFDEYGIKPYDIKHLSDISQLPFTTKDDLRQNYPFGMFAVPMKQIVRVHSSSGTTGKPVVVGYTKEDIDIWAETMARTICCGGGTSDDIIQIAYGYGLFTGGLGVHYGAEKVGATVVPISGGNTNRQVMIMQDFQVTMLACTPSYSLYIAEVMEEMGVDPASLKLRAGIFGAEPWSDQMRKEIEKRLKCKAIDIYGLSEIIGPGVASECEEQNCLHVFDDHFYPEIINPATGAPLPPGEKGELVFTCLTKAAFPVIRFRTRDLSCLHAEPCPCGRTHIRMERITGRTDDMLIIRGVNVFPSQIEEVLFQTQGVEPHYLIIVDKRGALDELTVQVEVEEKIFSDEVRRLEELQDRIQKQIESILGIGARIQLVEPKTIERSMGKAKRVLDRRLQNGA is encoded by the coding sequence ATGATTTGGAATCCAGAGATGGAATGCATGCCCATCGGCGAAAGGAGGGCGCTTCAGTTTTACCGTTTGCGCAACGCGATTCGCCGAGCCTATGAAAAGATTCCCTGCTACCGTAAAAAATTCGACGAATACGGTATTAAGCCATACGATATCAAGCACTTAAGCGATATCTCCCAACTTCCTTTCACTACTAAGGACGATCTACGGCAGAATTACCCCTTCGGCATGTTCGCCGTACCGATGAAGCAGATTGTGCGCGTTCATTCCTCATCGGGAACGACGGGAAAGCCGGTCGTAGTCGGTTATACGAAGGAAGATATCGATATCTGGGCCGAAACGATGGCGCGCACGATTTGCTGCGGCGGGGGTACGAGCGACGACATCATTCAAATCGCTTACGGGTATGGCTTGTTCACCGGAGGTTTGGGCGTGCATTATGGCGCGGAGAAGGTGGGCGCCACCGTCGTCCCCATTTCCGGCGGCAATACCAATCGGCAAGTCATGATTATGCAGGATTTCCAGGTTACGATGTTGGCTTGTACGCCGTCCTACTCTCTTTACATCGCTGAAGTTATGGAAGAGATGGGAGTAGACCCCGCCAGCCTCAAACTCAGGGCGGGCATCTTCGGCGCCGAACCTTGGAGCGATCAGATGCGAAAAGAGATCGAAAAGCGCCTGAAATGCAAGGCGATCGATATCTACGGTCTCTCGGAAATCATCGGCCCCGGAGTCGCCAGCGAATGCGAAGAGCAAAATTGCCTGCATGTCTTCGACGACCATTTCTATCCCGAAATCATCAATCCCGCCACGGGGGCGCCGCTGCCGCCGGGCGAAAAAGGCGAACTCGTATTTACCTGTCTGACGAAAGCCGCCTTTCCCGTTATCCGCTTCCGCACTCGCGATCTCAGTTGCCTGCATGCCGAACCCTGCCCCTGCGGGCGGACGCATATTCGCATGGAACGCATCACCGGGCGGACGGACGATATGCTCATCATCCGGGGCGTCAATGTCTTTCCTTCGCAGATTGAAGAGGTTCTTTTCCAAACCCAGGGGGTGGAGCCGCATTATCTCATCATCGTCGACAAACGCGGCGCGTTGGACGAATTGACCGTGCAGGTGGAAGTCGAGGAAAAAATCTTTTCCGATGAGGTGAGACGGCTGGAGGAGTTGCAAGACCGCATCCAAAAACAGATCGAGTCGATATTAGGCATCGGCGCGCGCATCCAGCTCGTCGAACCGAAAACCATCGAGCGCAGCATGGGCAAAGCCAAACGAGTGTTGGATCGCCGGTTGCAGAATGGGGCGTGA
- a CDS encoding thiamine pyrophosphate-dependent enzyme: MKITERMLLSGNEAVALAAHNAGVALGTGYPGTPSTEILETFADLGGHAQWSPNEKTALEVGLGSAFGGGRTLVTMKHVGLNVAADPLFTAAYTGVSGALIIVSADDPGMASSQNEQDNRHYAQAACLPMLEPSDSQEAFDFMAAAIEISEQWRIPVLLRMTTRICHSKTIVKPRPLPPPSPASFQCDIQGRVMIPAYARIAHKKLRQKIKKIAAWNETSGLNKIVEGDQALGIISSGVSVVHAREAAPEASLLKLGMTHPLPLESIRCFAEKMDRCLVIEEGDPYLVDAIRAAGISVEGKDDMYRFGELNVNRVRRIVKGDVSQETPPPKGKPPQLCLGCPHRSVFEILRKLDCIVAGDIGCYTLGVLPPFEAMDSCVCMGASIGVGLGLRRVLPGEQARRVVSIIGDSTFVHSGVTGLIEMVYNPPATGHVVIIVDNGTTAMTGLQEHPATGRTLDHQPTGKVVLEDLARSIGVPNVHVIDPSKNQDQFEKILRESLQKEELTLLIARRPCILAAKKIREYEKAAEIAECECCAEMEE, translated from the coding sequence ATGAAGATTACCGAGCGCATGTTATTGAGCGGAAATGAAGCCGTGGCCTTGGCCGCGCACAATGCGGGCGTCGCTTTGGGAACGGGATACCCCGGCACGCCATCCACGGAAATCCTGGAGACTTTCGCGGATTTGGGAGGACATGCCCAATGGTCCCCCAACGAGAAAACGGCGTTGGAAGTGGGATTGGGCAGCGCTTTCGGCGGCGGACGCACCCTGGTTACTATGAAGCATGTCGGCTTGAACGTAGCCGCCGATCCCCTCTTCACGGCAGCATATACGGGAGTCTCTGGGGCGCTGATTATCGTTTCCGCCGACGATCCCGGCATGGCCTCCAGCCAGAACGAGCAGGATAACCGGCATTACGCCCAGGCCGCCTGCCTGCCTATGCTTGAGCCGTCCGATTCGCAGGAAGCGTTCGATTTTATGGCCGCCGCCATCGAGATTTCCGAACAATGGCGCATTCCGGTTCTCTTGCGCATGACGACGCGGATATGCCATTCCAAAACCATCGTCAAGCCGAGACCTCTGCCGCCTCCATCTCCCGCAAGTTTTCAATGCGATATCCAAGGCCGGGTAATGATTCCCGCTTACGCCCGCATCGCCCATAAAAAATTGCGCCAGAAAATCAAAAAAATCGCCGCTTGGAATGAAACAAGCGGCCTAAATAAAATCGTCGAAGGCGATCAGGCGTTAGGAATTATCTCTTCGGGCGTCTCCGTCGTGCACGCCCGCGAAGCCGCGCCGGAAGCCAGCCTCCTAAAATTGGGCATGACCCATCCTCTTCCCCTGGAATCAATCCGTTGTTTTGCGGAAAAAATGGATCGTTGCCTCGTTATCGAAGAGGGCGATCCTTACCTCGTCGATGCGATACGCGCCGCGGGAATTTCCGTGGAAGGCAAAGACGATATGTATCGCTTCGGCGAATTGAACGTCAATCGGGTAAGACGCATTGTTAAAGGAGACGTTTCGCAGGAGACGCCGCCCCCCAAGGGCAAACCGCCGCAGCTCTGCCTGGGCTGCCCCCACCGCTCCGTTTTCGAAATCCTAAGAAAATTGGATTGCATCGTCGCCGGAGATATCGGCTGCTACACGCTGGGAGTTCTGCCGCCGTTCGAAGCGATGGATTCCTGCGTCTGCATGGGCGCCAGCATCGGCGTCGGCCTGGGATTGCGGCGCGTATTGCCCGGCGAACAAGCTCGGCGAGTCGTTAGCATCATTGGCGACAGCACTTTCGTCCATAGCGGCGTTACCGGCTTGATCGAAATGGTTTACAACCCTCCCGCAACCGGCCACGTCGTCATCATCGTAGATAATGGAACCACCGCCATGACCGGATTGCAGGAGCACCCCGCTACTGGACGCACTCTCGATCACCAGCCGACGGGTAAAGTCGTTTTGGAAGATTTAGCCCGATCTATCGGCGTTCCGAACGTTCATGTTATCGATCCTTCGAAAAATCAGGACCAATTCGAAAAAATCCTGCGCGAGAGTTTGCAAAAAGAAGAACTGACTCTACTCATCGCCCGCCGCCCCTGCATTTTGGCGGCGAAAAAAATCCGCGAATACGAAAAAGCCGCTGAAATCGCCGAATGCGAATGCTGCGCGGAAATGGAGGAATAA
- a CDS encoding ACT domain-containing protein: MKLRQISVFVENRTGRVAEVATLLRDGNINIRAVTLADTHDFGIVRLIVNNVDEALKILRDNKFTALDTEVVALEIPDAPGSLCRVLDLLGKENVNVEYLYGFVERSGEKAILIFRFEDADHAVKVIQANGLRILSGEELYKL, encoded by the coding sequence ATGAAATTGCGTCAAATCTCCGTTTTTGTGGAAAACCGGACGGGACGGGTGGCCGAAGTGGCAACGCTGTTGAGAGACGGAAACATCAATATCCGCGCCGTCACCCTGGCGGATACGCACGATTTCGGAATCGTGCGGCTGATCGTCAACAACGTCGACGAAGCGTTGAAAATACTGCGCGACAATAAATTCACGGCCTTGGATACGGAAGTCGTCGCCCTCGAAATTCCCGATGCTCCCGGCAGCCTTTGCCGCGTGCTCGATCTTTTAGGCAAGGAAAATGTGAACGTGGAATATCTCTATGGCTTTGTCGAGCGATCCGGAGAGAAAGCGATATTAATCTTCCGTTTCGAAGATGCGGATCATGCCGTCAAAGTGATTCAGGCGAATGGATTGCGCATCTTAAGCGGCGAGGAACTCTACAAACTTTAA